In Desulfatibacillum aliphaticivorans DSM 15576, one DNA window encodes the following:
- a CDS encoding helix-turn-helix transcriptional regulator, which produces MADVFLSTKQVAEFLDVNEKMVYTLISEKGLPATKITGKWKFPQRLVEKWLEKHIINNPSPRADVTASGLLVFAGSNDLLLERTFALFNRSHKDYLAVFANVGSMGGINALNKGFCHVAASHLMQEDGSEYNFQFVPEKFGGDPPAVINFAMREQGIVVAKGNPMGMEGIKDLGKSGVRIVNRPLGTGTRLLFDSELKNAGIKPEKLKGYNHECRSHLEVALEIAAGNADAGLAIRPASNLLGLDFIPLRWERFDLLVGRDRFFDKGVQSFLGLLQEPEFRKIAEKLGGYSLDICGKIVYPQPVRRSKE; this is translated from the coding sequence ATGGCGGATGTTTTTTTAAGCACTAAGCAGGTTGCTGAGTTCCTGGATGTAAACGAAAAAATGGTTTACACGCTGATTTCGGAAAAGGGACTGCCGGCCACCAAAATCACGGGCAAATGGAAGTTTCCCCAGCGGCTCGTGGAAAAATGGCTGGAGAAGCACATCATCAACAACCCTTCTCCCAGAGCGGACGTCACGGCCTCCGGCCTGCTGGTCTTTGCTGGCAGCAACGATCTTTTACTGGAGCGAACTTTCGCCCTTTTCAACCGGTCGCACAAGGATTATCTGGCGGTATTCGCCAACGTGGGAAGCATGGGCGGCATCAATGCGCTGAACAAGGGTTTCTGCCATGTGGCGGCAAGCCATCTCATGCAGGAGGACGGGTCCGAGTACAATTTTCAATTCGTTCCTGAAAAATTTGGGGGCGATCCTCCGGCCGTCATCAATTTCGCCATGCGCGAGCAAGGGATTGTGGTCGCCAAAGGCAATCCTATGGGAATGGAAGGGATCAAGGACCTGGGCAAATCCGGAGTCAGGATAGTCAACCGGCCTCTTGGCACGGGCACCCGGCTGCTTTTTGACTCGGAGCTGAAAAACGCCGGAATCAAGCCGGAAAAACTAAAGGGCTACAATCACGAATGCAGGAGCCATTTGGAGGTCGCCCTGGAAATAGCGGCGGGCAATGCGGACGCAGGCCTTGCCATTCGGCCCGCTTCCAACCTGCTTGGACTGGACTTCATCCCATTGCGTTGGGAACGTTTTGACCTGCTTGTGGGGCGCGATAGGTTCTTTGATAAAGGGGTCCAATCATTCCTCGGCCTGCTCCAGGAGCCTGAGTTTAGAAAGATTGCTGAAAAATTAGGTGGATATAGTTTGGACATTTGCGGCAAAATCGTTTATCCTCAGCCTGTCCGTAGGTCCAAAGAGTAG
- a CDS encoding SPOR domain-containing protein: MLTVIALAASPTAVHGKIQSWSEAGLEELEKGLYDQAVNSFTRALEINPANWQAYNNRGLVYGIKGELDLAIQDYGKAIEINPDFVDGYTNRGAAWFYKGNWAKALADCSKAMSLDSNAIWAQNQLAWILATCPKQDYRNGKKALELAKRAISAEDNLLFYDTLAAAYAELGDFRRAVASQEEAIKRLTLQDSISQDTLNAYNDRLNRYRAGLPWRIGSIQKVEGPLQPVAVSMNTSRSPRVTSDRAVDPIQASPLPVPATNQAAPAPTQMETKPQQVAAKPQTQPARVQSVKKTSTASTAPRGYSIQAGAFLSFANAAKQEAFLKSKGYDARTHVINSASGRVWHLVLIGDYPTQNAAKSAAGDLTARENIATAIFPMDLK, from the coding sequence ATGTTGACGGTAATAGCGCTCGCAGCGTCCCCCACGGCGGTGCATGGAAAAATCCAAAGCTGGTCCGAGGCGGGACTGGAGGAATTGGAAAAGGGGCTTTACGATCAGGCCGTCAACTCTTTTACCAGGGCGCTTGAAATCAATCCGGCAAACTGGCAGGCCTACAATAACCGCGGGCTTGTCTACGGCATAAAAGGGGAGTTGGACCTGGCCATCCAGGATTACGGCAAGGCCATTGAAATCAACCCGGACTTCGTAGACGGCTATACTAATCGGGGCGCGGCATGGTTCTATAAAGGCAACTGGGCCAAAGCGCTGGCGGATTGCAGCAAGGCCATGAGCCTGGATTCCAACGCCATCTGGGCTCAAAACCAACTGGCATGGATTCTGGCCACCTGCCCCAAGCAAGACTACCGCAACGGAAAAAAAGCCCTGGAACTCGCAAAGCGAGCCATCTCCGCAGAAGACAACCTGCTGTTTTACGACACCCTGGCAGCCGCCTACGCCGAACTTGGAGATTTCAGAAGAGCGGTCGCCAGCCAGGAAGAGGCCATAAAGCGCCTCACACTTCAGGATTCAATCTCTCAAGACACGTTAAATGCCTATAATGACCGGCTTAACCGCTATAGAGCCGGGCTTCCCTGGCGCATCGGGTCCATTCAGAAGGTGGAGGGGCCTTTGCAGCCAGTGGCCGTCTCCATGAATACAAGCCGCTCCCCAAGAGTAACCTCCGACCGGGCGGTAGACCCCATTCAGGCGTCGCCCCTGCCCGTTCCCGCAACAAACCAGGCAGCTCCGGCGCCCACGCAGATGGAGACCAAACCGCAGCAGGTTGCGGCCAAGCCCCAAACTCAACCGGCCAGGGTCCAATCCGTAAAAAAGACTTCGACGGCCTCCACGGCGCCCAGGGGGTATTCCATTCAGGCAGGCGCTTTTTTGTCTTTCGCCAACGCAGCCAAGCAAGAGGCCTTTCTTAAGTCCAAGGGGTACGACGCAAGGACCCACGTGATCAATTCCGCGTCCGGCCGGGTGTGGCATCTAGTGCTCATAGGCGATTATCCCACCCAAAATGCAGCCAAATCGGCGGCGGGAGACCTGACCGCCAGGGAAAACATTGCCACGGCGATCTTCCCCATGGATCTCAAGTAA